The genomic region GCAGATGGACTACGGTGCGGACTACAAGTACTACCAGAGCGACATCACGCGGGTGTTTCCCGCCAACGGCCGCTTCACGCCGCGCCAGCGCGAGTACTACTCGATTTGCTTGGAACTCTATCGCGCGATGATGACATCCATTCGCGTCCATGCCGCGCCCGCCGCCATCCTCCGCGACGCCGTCGTGAAGATGGACCGCATCCTCTCGACGTTTGCGTTCGCCGATCCGAAGATCAAGGCCGCGGCGGTGGACTACGTGGAGCGCTTCCGGAAGAGCAGCGCCACCAGCCTGGGCCACGCCATCGGGATGGAGGTCCACGACGTCGGCGGCCCCGCGCAGTTCGCCACGCTCGAGCCGGGACAGCTCTTCTGCATCGAGCCCGCAATGCGGCTCGAGGACGAGCACCTGGGGATTCGTATCGAGGACACGATCCTGATGACGGAGACGGGCTACGAGAGCCTCACCGGCTTCGTGCCGATCGAGATCGCGGACATCGAGAAAACGATGAAGAAGACGGGCCCGGGGAAGGGGAAATCGCTCCCGGAGTGACAGCGCGGCGGCCTCGGCGGCCGGCTGCCGACACGGCAACCGGCCACCACTGTGGCCTTTTCGCTACTTCTGCAGCGAGATCTCGGTGACACTCATCATGTCACCGTCGATCGTGCCCGTGACGCTGACCTTCCAGCCGGTGTCCTTCTCGGTGTCCTTGATGAACTGGAGGACCTTCCGGTTGCTCTCGGTGTCGAACTTCAGGAACTTGCCCTCCTCGGTCAGCACGGCGTACCCGCTGGCGACGCACTTGTCCATCAGCAGGCAGTCCTTGTCATGGCCGTCCGCGAACCCCGCCTCGCCCCGATGCTTCGTGCCGCACGCGACATCGATCAGGTTGCCACTAATCGTCTTCGATTCGCTCGCGACCGCCAGCGTTGCGAGGCCGGTAACCAGCGCGAGCGTGAATACCGCCGCCAGTTTCTTCATTGTCACTCCTCGTGTTCGAGCCAACCGCCATCTGCCAAGCCGTTGAAACGGGCGAGACCGAAGCGGGTCTCCGACGATCGAGACAGGCCAAGCCCTTCCGCGGCGATGAGACACCATGCGTCGTTCGTGCCAACCCGCGGACCGCGTTATCCCGAGGAATTCCAGCCCCGCGCGGCCGATGTCGTCGCGAACGGTTACGCTGGAGGTAAGTGGTTCACCGCGGACGTAAAGAAGCGGCGTTAGAATGGCAGGCATGACGCTCCGAGCCTGTCGCGTGTACGAGAAGGACAAGGGTGTTGATGCCCGCATGGTCGAGATGGCCGTCGACGATCTCACGTCTGGCGAGGTCGTCATCCGCGCCGAGTGGTCGGGCATCAACTTCAAGGACGCGTTGGCGGTGACCGGCCGCGGGCGGATCTTCAAGCGCCTGCCGCTCAATGCCGGCATCGATGTCGCCGGCTGCGTCGAGTCATCGTCCGACGGGCGGTTCGCGCCGGGCGACGAGGTGCTCGTCAACGGCATGGGGCTCGGTGAGACGCAGGACGGCGGCTTCGCCGAGCGCGTCCGCGTGCCGGCGGACTGGGTCGTGCCGATGCCCGCCGGCCTCGACACGCGGCACGCGATGATTCTCGGCACCGCGGGCTTCACCGCGGCGCTCGCCCTCCATCGCATGGAGACCAACGGTCAGTCTCCGGACAAGGGCCCAATCGTCGTCACCGGCGCGACGGGCGGCGTCGGGTCGGCCGCCGTGTCGATGCTCGCGCGGCGCGGCTACCGCGTGATTGCCGTCTCGGGACGCTCCGAGCACCACGCCTACTTGCGCGAACTCGGGGCCAGCGAGGTGACGACGGCGGACGGCCTCGGGCTTGGATCGAAATCGCTCGAGAGCGCACGGTTCGGCGGCGCCATCGACAACGTCGGCGGGCAACTCCTGCAGAAGCTCATCCCGCACGTCGCGCTCTGGGGGAACGTGGCCGCGATCGGCAACGCCGGCGGAGCCGCGTTTGACGCCACGGTCTTCCCGTTCATCCTGCGCGGCGTCAGCCTGCTCGGCGCCAGCTCGGCAAACTGCCCGATGACGCTGCGGACCGAGATTTGGCACATGCTCGGCGACGACGTCCAGCCGGGTCGACTCGAACGGATCGTCGGAGGCGTCGTCCCGCTTGCCGAGGTGATTCCCGCCTGCAGCACGCTGATGAACAGAACGGCTCGCGGACGCGTGCTGGTCGACTGCCGGTAGTGCGCACGGGCGGGAGGCCCGTGCCACTCCGTGCGCGCGGCTTCCACGCCGTTCAGCTTCCAAACGGCGTCGTTGACCGGTGCCCGGCGCTCGGGCACAATCGAAACTAGGCAATCCACCGCATCTCGACCTGCGCACCCTCGCGACGGCGACCAGCCGTCCCCGCGAGTGGTCCGCGGGAAGTGTCACGACGCTGCCCCCGTTCGGCGGGCGCACGTTCGGGAAGGAGTGAGAGATGAGCGCCGTGCGAGTACTCGTCGGGACGCGCAAGGGCGCGTTCGTTCTGGCGTCGGATGGCAAGCGCAAGCGATGGAAGGTCAGTGGTCCGCACTTCGCCGGCTGGGAGGTCTACCATGTCAAGGGCTCACCCGTGGACCCGGATCGGCTGTACGCGTCGCAGTGCAGCGGCTGGTTCGGACAGGTGATCCAGCGCTCGAACGACGGCGGCAAGACCTGGGAGGCGGTCGGCAATCAGTTCGCCTACGACGGCGTGCCCGGTACGCACTTGTGGTACGACGGCACGCCTCACGCCTGGGAATTCGCGAGGGTCTGGCATTTGGAGCCGTCTTTGAGCGATCCGGACACGGTGTACGCCGGAATCCAGGATGCAGCCCTGTTCAAGACCTCAAACGGCGGCCAGACGTGGCACGAACTCGCCGGCCTTCGCTGTCACGACACGGCGACCTCCTGGCAGCCTGGCGCGGGCGGGATGTGCCTGCACACAATCCTTCTCGACCCGAGCGATCCCCGGCGGATCTTCATTGCCATCTCGGCAGCCGGCGCGTTCCGGACAGACGATGGCGGAACGACCTGGCGGCCCATCAACCGTGGGCTGAAATCCGAGGGCATCGCGAAGCCTGACGCCGAGGTTGGCCACTGCGTGCACCGCATCGCACTGCACGGGTCGCGCCCGAACGTGCTGTTCATGCAGAAGCACTGGGACATCATGCGCAGCGACGATGCCGGCGAGTCGTGGCACGAGGTGAGCGGGAATTTGCCGACCGACTTCGGCTTCGTCATCGACGTGCACGCGCACGAGCCCGACACCATCTACGTCGTGCCTATCAAGAGCGACTCCGAGCACTATCCAGTCGATGGCCGGCTGCGCGTCTACCGCAGTCGCGCGGGCGGTCACGAGTGGGAGCCGCTCTCCAAGGGCCTGCCGCAGCGGAACTGTTACGTCAACGTCCTGCGCGACGCGATGGCCGTCGACTCGCTCGATTCGTGCGGCGTGTATTTCGGCACGACCGGTGGCCAGGTCTACGCCTCGGCCGACGCCGGGGATACATGGTCGCCCATCGTTCGCGATCTTCCGGGCGTGCTGTCGGTGGAGGTGCAGACGCTGCCATGATCCGAATCGTGCTCCCGACTCACCTGCGAACGCTGGCTCGCGTCGACGACGAGGTGCGGCTCGAGGTCGCGGGTCCGGTCACGCAGCGGACGGTCCTGGACGCGCTCGAGGGCGCCTACCCCACGTTAGGCGGCACGATCCGCGACCGCGTGACGCTCCGACGACGTCCGTTCATCCGGTTCTTCGCGTGCGAGCAGGACCTGTCCCACGACGCGCCCGACGCCCCCCTGCCAGACGCGGTGGCCGCGGGGGCAGAACCCTTCCTGGTCGTGGGAGCGATGGCTGGCGGCTAGGAGGACGCTGAGCAGCGCGGCGCTTTCGTGTTTCGAAAGCGCTTTCGGCACGCTGGAACCGACGAGCCGTCATGTCGTCGAACGACGCCAGTTCGCTGACAAAACCCGCCGGAGCACCTGGCACCGCTGTTGCTCTCTTCCAGAGCGAGGCCTTCGCCTCGGACAAGGAACAGAACATGAAACTCCGGATCTTCAGCGGCGTCGCCATCGCCTTCGCACTTGCCGGGTGGGCCTGCAGCGGCGGCAGCAACTACTCAACCAGCCCGTCACCAACGCCGACCCCGGGTGGAGGAGGAGGCGGCTCGGCGTCCACAACCATCAGCATCGTCGGCAACCTCGGCGGTGGGTCGTTCACGCCGAACCCGGGCGACGCAGCGAACGGCACGACGATCGCGTGGATGAACAACGACTCGCTCACTCACCGCATCGTGATGAACGACGGTTCACTCGACACCGGCAACCTCGCCCCCGGGCAGACCAGCGCGGCGTTGACGATGAAGAGCAACGGCGGGAACTATCACTGCACGATCCACCCGTCGATGGTCGGTTCCATCAAGTCCTCCACCGGTCAGCCGCCACCGTGTCAGGGTTTGTACTGCTGAAAGTCGCAGCGTGCTGCGTGCTGAGTGCGCACCCAGCTCTTCTGCGCACTCAGCAACCGGCACTCAGCGCGCGGCTCTTCTGCGCGCGGAGCACCCATCACTTCCCTCCGCCTCTCACACCACTCACTCGCCGCGATCTCGACGACAGTGGAAGAAGTGGGAGGGCGTTGACTACTTCTGGGGCGTCGCGTTCTCGATGATCACCTGATACTTGTAGCCGGCCGTGAAGTCGCGGTCGGTTCCGACCCTGCCGGTGAACGTCACCACGTCGCCCATCTTCACCATCGCGGCGGTCGTGAGCGTGATGTCGTTCGTCCCGTCTGCCGCTTTGCCGCTGCCGTCCTGGATGTGGACCCAGTTGCGGTCGAGAATCTGCGCGTTGAACTTCACCACCGTGCCACGCACCGTCACGGTCTTGCCGTTCAGCGACGCGCGCTTCTGCCACACGTCTGCCACCGACATCCCCCCGGTCGGCGGCGCCAGCGGCACCACCGTCAACCCGGGCGGCACCCGCGTTCCGTGCGGACTCCCGCCCATGGCCGGTGGCATCTGGGCCTGCCCGTGTCCCACGGCCATCGGTGGTGCCACCTGCCCACTGGCGGCGGGAACGTGGCCTTCGGGCGTGATGGCCGCCACGAAGTAGATGAGCGGGAAATCGCGGTTCAGCGACTGGCTGTGGAAGTTCTGCATCGGTGTCTCGAGCGGCACCGACACTCGGTCGCCGACCACCACCTTGAAGCGCGCGGACGCGGCCCAGAGCTCGCCCGACCCGGTCTTGACGCGCACGTAGGTGTAGTTCGAGGCATCCATCGTCTCTTCAACCCTGCCAGTCGCAATCTGCACGCCGCCTGCCGGCAGCGTGGGCTGCGCAGCCGCGGGCGCGCCGGCAGCCGACTGCCCGGCAGCAGCGGTCGCGGCGGGCACCGGATGGTCGGTCGACACCCGCGAGCAGCCGAATGATGTGGCAGCGGTCAGAACGAGGCACAGCACGGTCAGTCTCATCTCGGTCAAGCAGATCACCCCCTTCGAACACGGTACTACAACTCCCACCCCGAATCCCACGGGGCCAGCCGTCGGTGTGCCTCAGTGGGACGTGGCACGCAGCACTCGGCACAGTCCTCAGAGTAACAACGCATCCACCCGGTGCGCATGCACCGTCTCGTCGCAGGGGGACCATGCAAAGACGGTGAAGCGGCCGTCCTGCGAGGCGACGAGGGCGAGGCCTTGCTGCTGGTCGCGGACGAACTGCGCGGCGGACAGATGCCGTGTCCCGCCGAGTTGGGACGGGACGATCGCCGTCGCCACGCTTCCCTCGATCGGCTCGGTCATCGTCACGCGATCCACCTGCTGGAACCCGTGCCGTCGCACGATCTTCGCACCGAACGCCAGGAGCTCGTAACGGTCCGTCACGACGGCCGCGCCATCGACTGCGGTCAGGCCAGCGATGGCGTCCACTGTCCGGTCGAGCGACTCGCGCCACGCCACGTCCCGGCGCCGCGACTCGGGCTCGTCGAGCAGGGTGCACAGCGTCGAGAACGGCGGGGCGAGCGCGTACGGGATCGGTCGGACGATTGATTCGCGCCACCTCTCGTCGCCGGCCGGGACCACGAGCAGCGTGCCGCCGCGGCCGTGAGCCCGCATCGAGACGGCGAGCTGGACGATGACGTTGACCGTGTCCACCCAGGTCGAGGGGGCCTCGAAGGCGAGTAGCGCCTGCAGCAGCGCCGGGCAATCCGGCAGGCTCGACGCGTACTCGTCCACGATCTTGATCTGGTCCCCCTCGAGCACGGCCACGTTGACGAACTTCCCGGACTCGTCACCGCGATGGTGCTTCACGACCAGCAGCCCCGGCGCGGCCACCTCGAGGACAAAGCACATCGCGGGAGTGCGTTGTGTGGTCCCCCATACCCGGAGTTCATCGCCGTCGCGCCAGACGCCGAGGTGGATACCGGCGCGCTCGACCGCCGGTGCCACCTTCGTGAGCGCCCCCGGCGTCAGCGGCAGCGGACGCTCGAACCGTAGCGGGTGGGGTGACTGGTCCGGCGCCAGGAACGCGAGCGAGATCTTGGGCACGTAGATCTCCTCGCGGCGGAGGCTGGCCCAGAAAGCGGCATCCACCATGGCCTCGATCGTGTGAACGTCGGGCAGCACGGCCGTGGCTTCGACGCCGTGCTGTCGCGCCTGATCCAACTGGTGCGCGAAGTGAGCCTCGAGCCGCGCCGCCACGAAGCGCGCGGCCGGGTACGCCGCCGGAGTGAGGGACATGGAGACAGTATGACAAAGGCGGGCGGAGAAAGGGGAACTCGCCCTGCAGAGCAGGCCCCATGGTCTGCTCCGGCCGAAGATCCCTCGCCCCGGTGTTGGTTCCTGGCCTCGGTCGCCGTGTTGCCAGCCTGCCCTGCGACACCGAGGCCGGCGGACGGAGCATGGCTTCAGCCATGCTCTGACAGATCATCTCCCTGGGATCGGTCGCAGCCGGAACGAATACGAGTACGCCTTCTGCCCCGGCAACCGATAGCTCTCCATCGGGTGCGCCTGACGCGACCAGCTGTCGATGCCGCCGACGCCCATCTGCGCGAGATCGAGGTTCAGGTACGTCTCGGGTCGCTTCGTAATCTGGAACGAGTAGGCGGCGGCCTCGATGTCGCGACGCGACGCGTGGTGCGCCGTGACGTTCAGCAGCGGCATGCCTTCCGCGCGCAGACCCATGCCGCTCGCGTTGGTCAGCTCCACCCACCGCACGTCGGTCCGGTTGCCGTTCTCCTGCGGCCGCGAGTATTCCACCCAGGTGTCGGACACCGTGGACGCGTAGACGCCGACGCGCTCGAACTTGCGGTCCGTGTACGTCTCGACCGGGCCGCGGCCGTACCACCGGAGCTGTTCGAAGCCGGGGCTGACGACCAGCTCGAGGCCGAAGCGCGGCATCATTGGGAGCGGCCGCGCGCCGGGCTCGTACGACACCGCGACGAGGAGTTCGCCGCTCGCGTACACGGTGTAGGCCATCGTGTACTTCGCGTCGACGGTCGGCAGCAGCGCCTGCACGGTGATCGTCGCGCTCGCCTCGTCCACGCGCTTCACCTTCACGTCGGTGACGCGCCACGCAGCACCTGCCTCGCGCCAGACGAGCAGGTTCCGCTCGGGGTCGGGCCTCGCCGCCCAGCCGATCGACTTCCACGCTCCGCGGTCGTTGTCCGTCATCGCCCGCCAGAAATCGGGGAGCGGCCCGCGCCCGATCAGCGGATGGTTCCGGTACGCGTAGCTGACCAGCACGCCGTTGAGCCGGTCGAAGACGAGGGCGAACTCGCGCCCGCTCATACGCACCATCTCCGAACTGTCCACGATCGCGAGCGGGCCCGCATCCGCAGCCACGGGTGCCGCGGCGGCGAGACTCGCGACCGGCAGCTTCCACTGCTCCCACGCCACCTCGTGTCCCTTCTTCGCCCACGGCGCATCGGCCTTCAGCCGGAAACTGAAGTTCAGCCAGTACTCCGCGCCAGATTCGGGCGCCAGCGTCGGAATCTGGACAGAGAACGCCTTCTCCTGGCGCGGTGCGACATCGAGTTCGGGGAGCGAACCGGACGTCACCGGGATCCCGTTCTTCGTCACCTCCCAGATCCCCTCAACGAGGTCCTTCGGGTTGATGGCGTCGAACCAGCTCTTCACCTTGAACTGTCCGGTGGCGAGATCGACAGGTGTGACGTGGATTGAACGATAGACGTACTTGATCGCCAGCAGCCCGGGATGCGGCGTCCGATCGGGACCCACCAGGCCGTTCTGCGAGAAGTTGTTGTCGTTGTGCATCCCGATGCGGTCTTCCCAATAGCCGCCGTAAGCGAGGAACGTGGGACGCCCGTCGAAGCCCGCCTTGTACTCGGGCGGCACCGGCTGGCGGATCCCCTGGTCCACCCAGTCCCAGACGAAGGCTCCGCGCGCGTTCGAATCGCCGTAGAAGATCTCCCAGTACTCCTTCAACCCGCCGTTGCTGTTCCCCATCGCGTGGCTGTACTCGCAGAGGATCAGCGGCATCGTCGGGCGCTTCGCCGCGAGCGTGGCCACAACCTGCGGCGACGGGTACATGAACGAGTTGATGTCGGAATTCGAGCCGCCGTTGGATGTGCTGCCGCAGTAGTGGACCGGACGCGACTTGTCGCGGCCCTTCAACCACTGGTAGCCGGCGGCGAAATTCGGCCCATCGCCCGCCTCGTTCCCCATCGACCAGATCACGACCGACGGGTGGTTCTTGTCGCGCTCCACCATCCGTTCGATCCGATCGAGATGCGCCGCCTTCCACGCCGGATCGTTCGCCAGCCGGTTCTTCGTATCGTCGCCGTACCCGTGGCTCTCGATGTTCGCCTCGTCGATGACGTAGAGACCATACCGGTCGCAGAGGTCGTACCACTCGGGATCGTTTGGATAGTGGGACGTGCGGACGGCGTTCACGTTGTGCTGCTTCATCAACTCGATGTCGCGGATCATCAGCGCGCGGCTGACCGTGTGCCCGGCATCGGCGTCGTGCTCGTGACGGTTCACGCCTCGAAAGACAATCGCCTGGCCGTTGATGAGGAGGCGGGCATTGCGGATCTCCACCTTGCGAAACCCGACGCGGACCGGCACAACCTCGATCGGCTTGCCGGCGCCGTCCTTCAGCGTGAGGAGCAGCGAGTAGACGTTGGGCGTCTCGGCAAACCACTTCATCGGCGCGCGGACGGGCAACTCGAAAT from Vicinamibacterales bacterium harbors:
- a CDS encoding YhdH/YhfP family quinone oxidoreductase, yielding MTLRACRVYEKDKGVDARMVEMAVDDLTSGEVVIRAEWSGINFKDALAVTGRGRIFKRLPLNAGIDVAGCVESSSDGRFAPGDEVLVNGMGLGETQDGGFAERVRVPADWVVPMPAGLDTRHAMILGTAGFTAALALHRMETNGQSPDKGPIVVTGATGGVGSAAVSMLARRGYRVIAVSGRSEHHAYLRELGASEVTTADGLGLGSKSLESARFGGAIDNVGGQLLQKLIPHVALWGNVAAIGNAGGAAFDATVFPFILRGVSLLGASSANCPMTLRTEIWHMLGDDVQPGRLERIVGGVVPLAEVIPACSTLMNRTARGRVLVDCR
- a CDS encoding MoaD/ThiS family protein — encoded protein: MIRIVLPTHLRTLARVDDEVRLEVAGPVTQRTVLDALEGAYPTLGGTIRDRVTLRRRPFIRFFACEQDLSHDAPDAPLPDAVAAGAEPFLVVGAMAGG
- a CDS encoding glycoside hydrolase family 2 TIM barrel-domain containing protein — encoded protein: MMTFAWLGIVLGLLAGFPASGQAPSAAREEWDDPAVLHVNTERPHATLTRYPSSQLARQGEPAASPWVQSLNGTWKFHYAPRPAARPVGFERVGFDDSAWKTIRVPGNWELQGFGIPIYSNVTYPFAFDRKDPRVPRADNPVGSYRVSFTVPEGWSGRRVYLHFAGVDSAFYAWVNGQRVGYSEDSRTPAEFDVTPFLAPGANALAVEVYRWSDGSFLEDQDMFRLSGIFREVYLWSAAPTYIRDVEARADLDAAYRDGTLDTTIMVRNVATTSAPVRVSLDMYDPAGRQVFTAVTKSASVSAGGEAAVHFELPVRAPMKWFAETPNVYSLLLTLKDGAGKPIEVVPVRVGFRKVEIRNARLLINGQAIVFRGVNRHEHDADAGHTVSRALMIRDIELMKQHNVNAVRTSHYPNDPEWYDLCDRYGLYVIDEANIESHGYGDDTKNRLANDPAWKAAHLDRIERMVERDKNHPSVVIWSMGNEAGDGPNFAAGYQWLKGRDKSRPVHYCGSTSNGGSNSDINSFMYPSPQVVATLAAKRPTMPLILCEYSHAMGNSNGGLKEYWEIFYGDSNARGAFVWDWVDQGIRQPVPPEYKAGFDGRPTFLAYGGYWEDRIGMHNDNNFSQNGLVGPDRTPHPGLLAIKYVYRSIHVTPVDLATGQFKVKSWFDAINPKDLVEGIWEVTKNGIPVTSGSLPELDVAPRQEKAFSVQIPTLAPESGAEYWLNFSFRLKADAPWAKKGHEVAWEQWKLPVASLAAAAPVAADAGPLAIVDSSEMVRMSGREFALVFDRLNGVLVSYAYRNHPLIGRGPLPDFWRAMTDNDRGAWKSIGWAARPDPERNLLVWREAGAAWRVTDVKVKRVDEASATITVQALLPTVDAKYTMAYTVYASGELLVAVSYEPGARPLPMMPRFGLELVVSPGFEQLRWYGRGPVETYTDRKFERVGVYASTVSDTWVEYSRPQENGNRTDVRWVELTNASGMGLRAEGMPLLNVTAHHASRRDIEAAAYSFQITKRPETYLNLDLAQMGVGGIDSWSRQAHPMESYRLPGQKAYSYSFRLRPIPGR